A genomic stretch from Methanobacterium sp. includes:
- a CDS encoding isoprenylcysteine carboxylmethyltransferase family protein has translation MRTYKNLIPRILLLSLFLIPIIYFNGFYNHFYVYLSSNVITGVITQQWHIVIICILIFIAFLIPLSYRRKANWVEYGLVSAFFISLFIEMYGIPLTVLFASKYFFTPGTQLPPNLISFHFLGVGFGMDIAMTYGAILMLIGMFIIIVGWTKLYKSVKKEGLVTDGIYAYSRHPQYLGFILIILGWLFGWPTIITVVLAPILIYYYIRVCKTEENEMVKEFPEYNGYKESVPLFI, from the coding sequence ATGAGAACATATAAAAATCTAATACCTCGAATTCTACTACTATCTCTTTTTTTAATTCCCATTATCTATTTTAATGGTTTTTACAATCATTTTTATGTCTATCTTTCAAGTAACGTTATTACAGGCGTTATAACCCAACAATGGCATATTGTTATAATATGTATCCTTATTTTTATCGCGTTTTTAATTCCTTTATCCTACAGAAGAAAAGCTAATTGGGTTGAATATGGTTTAGTCAGTGCATTTTTCATTTCACTCTTTATAGAGATGTATGGAATTCCCCTTACAGTTCTATTTGCTTCAAAATACTTCTTTACTCCAGGGACACAACTTCCACCTAACCTTATTAGTTTTCATTTTTTAGGTGTTGGATTTGGTATGGACATAGCCATGACTTATGGGGCCATTTTAATGTTAATAGGGATGTTTATAATAATTGTAGGCTGGACTAAGCTTTATAAAAGTGTTAAAAAAGAGGGGTTGGTTACAGATGGAATATATGCATATTCACGGCATCCTCAGTATCTTGGATTTATTTTAATTATACTTGGGTGGCTCTTTGGATGGCCAACTATCATTACTGTAGTTTTAGCGCCGATATTAATTTATTATTACATTAGAGTCTGCAAAACAGAAGAAAACGAAATGGTAAAGGAATTTCCAGAGTATAATGGCTATAAAGAGAGTGTCCCTTTATTCATTTAA
- a CDS encoding thioredoxin family protein, whose protein sequence is MIPYLICDKCNSYYKLQKGESIKDPQNLRFWDTENEVFECFDKCECGNKLEYYKYIGDYTKGLENRKIRTKNEDLAELWAKKSTGIKLVSILVFCSLGILLIAGISGISSNQDNSNLNTVSGGDNGNKLTIVLLSASWCPACKDLDQKTLSDPKVQEKIANNYNFNKIDVDQNKDAAMKYATNGKVTLPTIIILDANGNEIKRYEGYMTADEFLGIL, encoded by the coding sequence TTGATTCCCTATCTAATTTGCGATAAATGTAATTCATATTATAAACTTCAAAAGGGAGAATCCATAAAGGATCCTCAAAATCTGCGATTTTGGGACACCGAAAACGAAGTTTTCGAGTGTTTCGACAAGTGTGAATGTGGAAATAAGCTTGAATACTACAAATATATTGGAGACTATACTAAAGGGCTTGAAAACAGGAAAATACGCACTAAAAATGAAGATTTAGCAGAGTTATGGGCTAAAAAAAGCACAGGCATTAAGTTAGTATCTATTTTAGTGTTTTGCTCTCTTGGAATTTTATTAATAGCTGGAATATCAGGGATATCTTCCAACCAAGATAATTCTAATTTAAACACCGTTTCTGGAGGAGATAACGGAAATAAATTAACTATAGTTCTTTTATCTGCATCATGGTGTCCTGCATGCAAGGACCTTGATCAAAAAACACTTTCAGACCCTAAAGTTCAAGAAAAAATAGCTAATAACTATAATTTTAATAAGATAGATGTGGATCAAAATAAGGATGCTGCAATGAAATATGCAACAAATGGAAAAGTCACCCTCCCTACGATTATAATATTAGATGCAAATGGCAATGAAATAAAGAGATATGAAGGTTACATGACAGCAGACGAATTTTTAGGAATTCTTTAG
- the gatA gene encoding Asp-tRNA(Asn)/Glu-tRNA(Gln) amidotransferase subunit GatA, with protein MNLLNKSESIKNHEITALENLEKSLKTIKKNNDNINAFLEIKEEEAIQKAEKIDSKIKKGEKVGKLAGLTIGIKSNINIEDFKITAASKTLENYIGSYDATVTQRIKDEDAIIIGTTNMDEFAAGSSTETSYFGYTENPAAPGRIPGGSSGGSAAVIAAEMCDLSLGSDTGGSIRNPASHCGVIGFKPTYGVVSRQGLLDLAMSLEQIGPFAHDAGGIALMLDTISGYDLKECTTLKETPNFGEITEKSSELMKGMKVGVVKEFFDVSDERIVDIVEGRIDEMRESGVEVVELSFDYIDLCLPTYYLINYVEFFSATRKYDGRKYGYRIEDVCGEEVLRRIHTGSYISQKEYSGKYYKKALQARSLIRKEITKLLQGVDAIVGPTVPKLPHKLGESLDPLEMYAYDVLTVIANLAGIPAGSMKAGEVNGIPVGLQIQGKPLDDDKIIQMMAGLEDAK; from the coding sequence ATGAATCTTTTAAATAAATCGGAATCAATTAAAAATCACGAAATAACAGCATTAGAAAACTTAGAAAAATCATTAAAAACCATAAAAAAGAATAACGATAATATAAACGCGTTTTTAGAGATAAAAGAAGAAGAAGCAATTCAAAAAGCTGAAAAAATTGATTCTAAAATAAAAAAAGGGGAAAAAGTAGGTAAACTTGCAGGATTAACTATTGGAATAAAAAGTAACATTAATATTGAAGACTTTAAAATCACTGCAGCCTCAAAAACCCTTGAAAATTATATTGGAAGTTATGATGCAACAGTAACTCAAAGAATAAAGGATGAAGATGCTATAATTATTGGAACAACCAATATGGATGAATTTGCGGCAGGAAGCTCAACTGAAACATCCTATTTCGGATATACAGAAAATCCTGCAGCTCCTGGAAGAATTCCAGGAGGTTCAAGTGGAGGTAGTGCCGCTGTAATAGCTGCAGAAATGTGTGATTTATCTTTAGGTTCTGATACTGGAGGATCTATAAGAAACCCTGCATCTCACTGTGGAGTGATAGGGTTTAAACCAACTTATGGGGTTGTTTCAAGACAAGGATTGCTTGATCTTGCAATGAGTCTGGAGCAAATTGGTCCTTTTGCTCATGATGCTGGTGGAATTGCTTTAATGCTTGATACAATTTCTGGATATGACCTAAAGGAGTGTACAACACTAAAAGAAACTCCAAATTTTGGGGAAATCACTGAAAAATCATCAGAACTTATGAAAGGAATGAAAGTGGGTGTAGTAAAAGAATTCTTTGATGTATCTGATGAACGGATAGTGGATATAGTTGAAGGAAGGATCGATGAAATGAGGGAGTCGGGTGTTGAAGTAGTAGAATTAAGCTTCGATTATATTGATTTATGCCTTCCAACATATTACCTCATAAACTATGTTGAATTCTTCTCTGCAACCAGAAAATATGATGGCCGAAAATATGGTTACAGAATTGAGGATGTATGTGGAGAGGAAGTTTTAAGAAGAATACACACTGGTTCTTACATAAGTCAGAAAGAATACAGTGGTAAATACTATAAAAAAGCTTTACAGGCAAGATCACTAATTAGAAAGGAAATCACAAAACTTCTTCAAGGAGTAGATGCAATAGTAGGTCCAACCGTCCCAAAACTTCCACATAAACTCGGTGAATCATTGGATCCACTGGAAATGTATGCATATGATGTTTTAACAGTAATAGCAAATCTTGCAGGAATTCCAGCAGGAAGTATGAAGGCAGGAGAAGTGAATGGAATACCGGTAGGGCTTCAAATTCAAGGAAAACCATTAGACGATGATAAAATTATTCAAATGATGGCTGGACTTGAAGATGCTAAATAG
- a CDS encoding AAA family ATPase, with protein MKKIGLLYVKGALPVFENFGNLPTHIVKENGLLNGKKAHEALDGLIIPGGSIIESQSVSDTLKSEIRKMEKAGKFILGMCSGFQLLANKIDIGRRSPCPIEREGMGILDVSFQPMIGTDRVEAEILDNSFLTEGMTGEKVKGFHCHTYGLIEGDAQPLFLSNVKRTDYQNNPRKILSGVKNDEGNVIGTMVHGCLDENKALVDNILKFIDATEEDILEIKDKNKELLAKIKGEMGIDTNIHAEYSKTASETENIPKTLMIASTGSDSGKTFITTGIVGVLRKRGYKVGVLKVGPDIRDIVPSLYLNKENMEKFSSIQIGGLGWMDLKEILEELKHQNYGIVFIEGVMSAFTGMLNEKTPFSSAEIAKAADIPVIMVSSCSKGGIETAAIDIVGHIETMNKIGVKTSGVILNRVYDKSISKVASSFITEKTNVNVIGEIPKIKMTERGNTPEVEIKLEEFCLNAMEAVEEHLNVTEILEMAKIPEFKGYLSHEDILRSFK; from the coding sequence ATGAAAAAAATAGGACTTTTATACGTAAAAGGTGCATTGCCAGTTTTTGAAAATTTTGGGAATTTACCAACCCATATTGTAAAAGAAAACGGATTATTAAATGGCAAAAAAGCACATGAAGCACTTGATGGCTTAATAATTCCTGGTGGAAGTATCATTGAATCACAAAGTGTAAGTGATACTCTAAAATCTGAAATTCGGAAAATGGAAAAGGCAGGAAAGTTTATTTTGGGGATGTGCTCTGGATTTCAGCTTCTTGCAAACAAAATAGACATAGGAAGACGTTCCCCATGCCCAATTGAAAGGGAGGGAATGGGAATTTTAGATGTTTCATTCCAGCCAATGATTGGAACAGACAGAGTTGAAGCAGAAATCCTTGATAACTCCTTTTTAACCGAAGGAATGACTGGAGAGAAAGTTAAAGGGTTCCACTGCCATACCTATGGGTTAATTGAAGGAGATGCACAGCCACTATTTTTATCCAATGTTAAACGAACAGATTATCAAAATAATCCTCGAAAAATATTATCAGGGGTTAAAAATGATGAAGGAAATGTTATAGGCACAATGGTTCACGGTTGCCTGGATGAAAACAAAGCCCTTGTGGATAATATACTTAAATTTATTGATGCAACAGAAGAAGATATTTTAGAAATTAAAGACAAAAATAAAGAACTTTTAGCGAAAATTAAAGGCGAAATGGGTATTGATACAAATATACATGCTGAATATTCTAAAACAGCTTCAGAAACTGAAAATATCCCAAAAACCCTAATGATAGCAAGTACTGGTTCAGATTCTGGAAAAACATTTATTACAACAGGTATCGTAGGAGTTTTAAGAAAAAGGGGCTATAAAGTAGGTGTACTAAAAGTTGGGCCTGATATAAGGGATATTGTGCCTTCACTTTACCTTAATAAGGAAAATATGGAGAAATTTTCATCCATTCAAATTGGAGGGTTGGGTTGGATGGATTTAAAAGAGATCCTTGAAGAATTAAAACATCAAAACTATGGCATTGTTTTTATCGAGGGAGTTATGAGTGCATTTACAGGAATGCTCAATGAAAAAACACCATTTTCATCGGCAGAGATTGCAAAAGCAGCTGATATTCCAGTTATTATGGTTTCATCCTGCAGTAAAGGAGGAATTGAAACAGCAGCTATAGATATTGTAGGTCATATTGAAACAATGAATAAAATTGGAGTTAAAACAAGTGGAGTAATCCTAAACAGAGTATATGACAAGTCCATTTCCAAGGTAGCATCTTCATTTATAACTGAAAAGACTAATGTGAATGTAATTGGAGAGATTCCAAAGATAAAGATGACTGAAAGAGGTAATACTCCTGAAGTAGAAATAAAATTAGAAGAATTCTGTTTAAATGCTATGGAGGCAGTTGAGGAGCACTTAAATGTTACTGAAATCCTTGAAATGGCAAAGATACCTGAGTTTAAAGGTTATTTATCACATGAGGATATTCTTAGATCTTTTAAATAA
- the ribB gene encoding 3,4-dihydroxy-2-butanone-4-phosphate synthase, which produces MINDALKALKDGEIILVFDSDNREKETDMIVAAEHMTPEHMRIIRNDAGGLVCVPLSSEVSDKLGIPFMTDIMDVAAPKYPVLGELSPTDIPYDEKSAFSITVNHRKTFTGITDNDRACTIKELALLCKNGAYNNFGKYFRAPGHVTLLRAAEGHVLKRQGHTEMCIALTEMAGLTPVAVCCEMMDDKTGNSLPTSEVEKYAEEEGLLFLSGEEVIKAYKEFNLLKG; this is translated from the coding sequence ATGATAAACGATGCATTGAAAGCGCTGAAAGATGGAGAAATCATTTTAGTATTTGATAGCGATAACAGGGAAAAAGAAACAGATATGATAGTTGCAGCTGAACATATGACCCCTGAACATATGAGAATAATAAGAAATGATGCTGGTGGGCTTGTCTGCGTTCCACTTTCATCAGAAGTTTCAGATAAACTTGGAATTCCATTTATGACTGATATAATGGACGTTGCAGCTCCTAAATATCCCGTACTTGGCGAACTATCGCCCACAGACATACCTTACGATGAAAAATCCGCATTTTCAATAACAGTAAATCACAGGAAAACATTTACAGGAATAACTGATAACGACAGGGCATGTACTATAAAAGAACTTGCTCTTCTATGCAAAAACGGTGCCTACAATAATTTTGGAAAATATTTCAGGGCACCAGGACACGTTACACTACTTCGAGCAGCTGAAGGACACGTACTTAAAAGACAAGGCCATACAGAAATGTGTATTGCTCTTACAGAGATGGCAGGGTTAACTCCTGTGGCTGTATGCTGTGAAATGATGGATGATAAGACTGGTAACTCTCTTCCCACTTCAGAAGTTGAAAAATACGCTGAAGAAGAAGGATTACTATTTTTAAGTGGTGAAGAAGTTATAAAAGCTTATAAAGAATTCAACCTTTTAAAAGGTTGA
- a CDS encoding CTP-dependent riboflavin kinase — MEIKGIVTSGQGEGAYFMSLPIYKTQFKDKLNFTPFPGTLNLKIGEGEINAIHSIREDKMEIIKGEGKFGDVLLIKAVVNDTINGAIIFPKKTTHGESILEFIASKNLKEELGIKNGDFVKIALNY, encoded by the coding sequence ATGGAAATTAAAGGAATTGTAACGTCAGGACAAGGGGAAGGAGCTTATTTCATGTCTTTACCCATATATAAAACTCAGTTTAAGGATAAACTTAATTTCACTCCTTTTCCAGGTACTTTAAACCTTAAAATTGGTGAGGGTGAGATCAATGCCATTCATTCCATTCGGGAAGATAAAATGGAAATCATCAAAGGAGAAGGTAAATTTGGGGATGTACTGCTTATAAAAGCAGTTGTAAATGATACAATAAATGGTGCTATTATTTTTCCAAAAAAAACAACTCATGGAGAAAGTATTCTTGAATTTATAGCCTCTAAAAATCTTAAAGAAGAATTAGGTATTAAAAATGGAGATTTTGTTAAAATAGCTCTTAATTATTAA
- the sepS gene encoding O-phosphoserine--tRNA ligase, with protein sequence MDKKKIIKLAKKDFEGAWAMTPQTLKKPHHDEEYPRLTLKTGKTHMLYDTVAQLRQAYLNLGFSEAVNPVFIEEDHIYKQFGPEAPAVLDRCFYLAGLPRPDIGIGMDKIEKIEKIGVNLKGEKLNNLKNVFRGYKKGDISGDDLVLEVSKALEVSDDVGLRVIEKFFPEIRELKPIASKTTLRSHMTSGWFITLQNIHNKRPLPIKLFSIDRCFRREQREDASHLMTYHSASCVVVGDEVSLDLGKVISENLLEHFGFEQFKFAPDEKKSKYYVADTQTEVYGYHPKLNEWVEVATFGLYSPIALAKYGIEKDVLNIGVGVERIAMLLYNQLDIREMVYPETYGKWKLSDREIASMLRINYYPATGEGKQLMDDITNVFKENGDVTSPCEFTAFEGNFLGKNILVKAIEPEKGTKLLGPAAWNKIYINKGDIIGVPLKDIEDEKAIQAMEKGISTGISYMDGISAYAAYKIEEMVVSGKDKVTVRVPISRSVSDINLRLDDVALNYITSKNKAIDVRGPVFCTITCVVKE encoded by the coding sequence TTGGATAAAAAGAAAATTATTAAGCTTGCAAAAAAGGATTTTGAGGGAGCATGGGCAATGACTCCACAAACTTTAAAAAAACCCCATCATGATGAGGAATATCCTCGTTTAACTCTTAAAACTGGTAAAACCCATATGCTATACGATACAGTGGCCCAGTTAAGACAAGCATATCTAAATTTAGGGTTTAGCGAAGCAGTAAACCCTGTTTTCATTGAAGAAGACCATATTTACAAACAATTCGGCCCTGAGGCTCCAGCAGTCTTAGACAGATGTTTTTATCTTGCAGGACTTCCAAGACCAGATATTGGGATTGGAATGGATAAAATTGAGAAAATTGAAAAAATTGGAGTTAATCTAAAGGGAGAAAAACTCAATAATCTAAAGAATGTATTTAGAGGCTATAAAAAAGGAGATATAAGTGGGGATGATTTAGTTTTAGAGGTTTCAAAAGCTCTTGAAGTTTCAGATGATGTAGGGCTTCGTGTTATTGAAAAATTCTTCCCAGAAATCCGTGAATTAAAACCTATAGCTTCTAAAACAACTTTAAGATCACATATGACCTCCGGATGGTTTATAACCCTCCAAAATATCCATAACAAAAGGCCGTTACCCATTAAACTGTTTTCTATTGACCGATGTTTTAGAAGAGAACAACGTGAGGATGCAAGCCATCTTATGACTTACCATTCAGCCTCCTGTGTTGTTGTTGGTGATGAAGTCTCTTTAGATCTGGGTAAAGTCATATCTGAAAATTTACTTGAGCATTTTGGTTTTGAACAGTTTAAATTTGCCCCAGATGAAAAGAAATCAAAATATTATGTCGCTGACACTCAAACAGAAGTTTATGGATATCACCCTAAGCTCAATGAATGGGTAGAAGTGGCTACTTTTGGGTTGTATTCACCAATTGCCCTTGCAAAGTATGGAATTGAAAAAGATGTTTTAAACATTGGTGTAGGTGTTGAAAGGATTGCAATGCTCCTCTATAATCAGTTAGATATAAGAGAAATGGTTTATCCTGAAACTTACGGTAAATGGAAGCTTTCAGACCGTGAAATTGCTTCGATGCTAAGAATAAATTATTATCCTGCAACAGGTGAAGGTAAGCAGTTAATGGACGATATAACAAATGTATTTAAAGAAAATGGTGATGTAACATCACCATGTGAATTTACAGCCTTTGAAGGCAACTTTTTAGGTAAAAATATACTGGTTAAAGCCATAGAACCTGAAAAGGGTACAAAACTGTTAGGGCCTGCTGCATGGAATAAAATCTATATAAACAAAGGCGATATAATTGGCGTTCCCCTAAAAGATATTGAAGATGAAAAAGCCATTCAAGCTATGGAGAAAGGCATATCAACCGGAATTAGTTATATGGACGGTATTTCAGCATATGCAGCCTATAAAATTGAAGAGATGGTTGTAAGCGGTAAAGATAAAGTCACTGTAAGGGTTCCCATATCCAGATCTGTTTCTGATATAAATTTAAGGCTTGATGATGTTGCATTAAATTATATAACAAGTAAAAATAAGGCAATAGATGTAAGAGGGCCAGTTTTCTGCACTATAACCTGTGTAGTTAAGGAATAA
- a CDS encoding fumarate reductase subunit A, which produces MESEIYKHDVLVIGSGGAGCRAAIEASKQNLSVLIISKGLSFKSGCTTLAEGGYNASFAAVDSEDDADAHFEDTMKGGAYLNDPQLARILVEESPQRLIELESYGALFDRQESGEINQRPFGGQQFRRTCFQGDRTGHEMMMALKEEVLKRDIETLDEIMVTSLILDESGNSVIGACGLSLKDSKFMVFKAKSVVMGSGGAGWLYPVTSNTLQKTGDGYSLAYDAGADLLDMEQVQFHPTGMIYPESRKGVLVTEAVRGEGGKLINAEDERFMKNYDPRGELATRDIVARAIYNEIREERGTKIGGVYLDVTHLPDEIIEEKLETMLLQFQDVGVDIRNEAMEVAPTAHHFMGGIRINEHGETTIKNLYAAGEAAGGVHGANRLGGNALADTQVFGKRAGEAAAKNAINDEIESNDKFVNAEKERILKLLKNGDIYPFEIKKELEELMWKNVAIIRNEDGLKDALMRINELKSMLKDMKVSDITSYNKDLLDALEIIKMLDVAELVTKSAILRRESRGAHYREDFPETKDSWKKSIVFNKAGRLSFIER; this is translated from the coding sequence ATGGAAAGTGAAATTTACAAGCACGATGTTTTAGTAATAGGCTCTGGCGGAGCAGGATGTAGAGCAGCAATAGAAGCTTCTAAACAAAATTTAAGCGTTTTAATAATATCAAAAGGGTTATCATTTAAATCAGGATGCACAACCTTGGCGGAAGGAGGATATAACGCATCATTTGCAGCAGTTGACAGTGAAGATGATGCTGATGCTCATTTTGAAGATACAATGAAAGGAGGAGCGTATCTAAACGATCCCCAACTTGCAAGAATTCTTGTAGAAGAATCACCACAAAGACTCATTGAACTTGAAAGTTACGGAGCTCTTTTTGATAGGCAGGAATCTGGAGAAATAAACCAGCGCCCATTTGGGGGGCAACAATTCAGGCGAACATGCTTCCAGGGAGATAGAACAGGCCATGAAATGATGATGGCCCTAAAAGAAGAAGTTCTTAAACGAGATATTGAAACCCTTGATGAAATCATGGTAACATCTCTGATTTTAGATGAATCAGGAAATTCAGTAATAGGAGCTTGTGGGTTGTCACTTAAAGACTCTAAATTCATGGTCTTTAAGGCTAAATCAGTTGTTATGGGTAGTGGAGGGGCAGGATGGCTTTATCCTGTAACTTCAAACACATTGCAGAAAACTGGTGATGGTTATTCTTTAGCATATGATGCTGGAGCAGACCTTTTAGACATGGAACAGGTTCAATTCCACCCAACAGGCATGATATATCCAGAATCAAGAAAAGGAGTCCTGGTCACAGAAGCTGTGCGTGGAGAAGGCGGTAAACTCATCAATGCTGAAGATGAAAGGTTCATGAAAAATTATGACCCTCGAGGAGAACTTGCAACAAGGGATATAGTGGCAAGAGCCATATATAATGAAATAAGAGAAGAAAGAGGCACAAAAATAGGAGGGGTTTATCTGGATGTAACTCACCTTCCAGATGAAATAATTGAAGAGAAACTTGAAACCATGCTTTTACAGTTTCAGGATGTTGGTGTGGACATAAGAAACGAAGCAATGGAAGTTGCACCAACTGCACACCATTTTATGGGCGGCATTAGGATAAATGAACATGGTGAAACCACAATAAAGAATTTATACGCTGCAGGTGAAGCAGCTGGTGGAGTTCATGGTGCAAACAGGCTTGGTGGAAACGCACTTGCAGATACTCAGGTATTTGGTAAGCGTGCAGGTGAAGCTGCAGCTAAAAATGCCATAAATGATGAAATTGAATCTAATGATAAATTTGTTAATGCTGAAAAAGAACGTATCTTAAAACTCTTGAAAAATGGTGATATATATCCATTTGAGATTAAAAAAGAGCTTGAAGAACTCATGTGGAAAAATGTGGCTATAATACGTAATGAAGATGGTTTAAAAGATGCATTAATGAGGATTAATGAACTTAAATCCATGTTAAAAGATATGAAAGTGTCAGACATCACAAGTTACAATAAAGACCTTCTTGATGCACTGGAAATAATTAAAATGCTTGATGTGGCTGAACTTGTCACCAAATCAGCAATTTTACGCAGGGAAAGTAGAGGCGCCCACTACAGGGAAGATTTTCCTGAAACAAAGGATTCGTGGAAGAAGAGCATTGTTTTTAATAAAGCTGGAAGATTAAGTTTTATTGAAAGATAA
- a CDS encoding DUF1697 domain-containing protein, which produces MRYIALLRGINVGRKNRIKMADLINIFESMGFKDVKTYLQSGNVIFNHDSIDTVKTARDIEKNITQTFGFEVNLIIRNEDELENIINGNPFIKESNIEIDKLHVTFLQERPETEIIQNLDINKDINEKFEVIDKEVYLYCPNGYARTKLTNNVFEKKLKTKATTRNWKTTNKLLQISKNK; this is translated from the coding sequence ATGAGATATATTGCTTTGCTTAGAGGAATTAATGTTGGCCGTAAAAATAGAATAAAAATGGCTGATTTAATAAATATTTTTGAATCCATGGGTTTTAAAGATGTAAAAACGTATCTTCAAAGTGGTAATGTAATTTTTAATCATGATTCTATTGACACTGTAAAAACTGCGCGAGATATTGAAAAAAACATAACTCAAACATTTGGATTTGAGGTTAATCTGATTATTAGGAATGAAGATGAACTGGAAAACATCATCAATGGTAACCCATTTATTAAAGAATCAAACATTGAAATTGATAAGTTACATGTGACCTTTTTGCAAGAGCGGCCTGAAACAGAAATTATACAGAATTTAGACATAAATAAAGACATAAATGAGAAATTTGAAGTCATTGATAAAGAAGTGTACCTTTATTGTCCAAATGGATATGCAAGAACAAAATTAACAAATAATGTATTTGAAAAAAAGTTAAAAACCAAAGCTACGACAAGAAATTGGAAAACAACAAATAAGCTGCTTCAAATATCTAAGAATAAATAA
- the rsgA gene encoding ribosome small subunit-dependent GTPase A, whose translation MDNLLKKLGWNAFFGKHFRDYVGLYEPARVSTVYKNGYNVYTKDGEIRARISGNLRQKEHLPAVGDWVAISKDEIGSATIHVILPRKSKFSRKEAGKVTEEQVIVANIDTIFIVTSLNRDFNLRRIERYLAIANEKGAEPVVILSKSDLCKDVNNKINEVVEIAPGINVVAISATENDGIEQLSPYLKDGKTVALLGSSGVGKSTLINSLEGYKRQNIGKIREKDSRGRHVTTERELIMLENGGLIIDNPGMRELQLWDAGEGMLDLFSDIIELEMQCKFSDCSHETEPGCAVKNAISDGSLSEKRLESYRKLQREIQAVERKKNPKLAEKKKWKDIKKMAKEIKKIKKR comes from the coding sequence TTGGATAATTTATTAAAGAAATTAGGATGGAATGCCTTTTTCGGGAAACATTTTAGGGATTATGTTGGATTATATGAACCAGCAAGAGTCTCAACTGTGTACAAAAATGGTTATAACGTGTACACCAAAGATGGAGAGATTCGTGCAAGAATTTCAGGTAATCTGCGCCAAAAGGAACATCTTCCTGCCGTAGGTGATTGGGTAGCCATATCAAAAGATGAAATAGGTTCTGCCACTATACATGTCATTCTCCCTCGAAAAAGCAAGTTTTCAAGGAAAGAAGCAGGTAAAGTTACCGAAGAACAGGTAATTGTCGCTAACATTGATACTATTTTTATAGTCACTTCACTAAACAGAGATTTTAACTTAAGAAGGATAGAAAGATACCTCGCTATTGCTAATGAAAAAGGTGCAGAGCCTGTAGTGATTCTAAGTAAATCAGATCTTTGTAAAGATGTAAATAATAAAATAAATGAAGTTGTGGAGATAGCACCCGGGATAAATGTAGTTGCTATCAGTGCAACTGAGAATGATGGCATAGAACAATTATCACCTTATCTTAAGGATGGTAAAACCGTCGCATTGCTGGGTTCATCTGGTGTTGGCAAATCTACACTCATCAACTCTCTTGAAGGTTATAAAAGACAGAATATCGGCAAAATACGGGAAAAAGATAGTAGGGGAAGACATGTTACAACTGAAAGAGAATTGATCATGTTAGAGAATGGCGGTTTAATTATAGACAATCCTGGAATGAGGGAATTGCAGCTATGGGATGCTGGAGAGGGAATGCTGGATCTTTTCAGTGATATTATAGAACTTGAGATGCAGTGTAAATTTTCCGATTGTTCGCATGAGACTGAACCCGGATGTGCAGTTAAAAATGCCATAAGTGATGGATCCCTGTCTGAGAAAAGACTGGAAAGTTACCGAAAATTACAGAGGGAAATACAGGCAGTTGAAAGGAAAAAAAACCCTAAACTTGCAGAAAAAAAGAAATGGAAAGATATAAAAAAAATGGCCAAAGAGATTAAAAAGATCAAGAAAAGGTAA